A stretch of Nitrospira sp. DNA encodes these proteins:
- a CDS encoding ATP-binding protein, producing MRERAARLFNNLPIHRKLLLASFIPLVALIVLSVMTYQSVETFSQDEEQLDSLYVTQKNAAEYMRLAVDLETGFRGYVLTEQHRYLRPYRVAQEGIAAIGHDLAERLSGEQLDRFKAIQTLVVQLVTEKEALIRAIKEGHKQEAFHYIEEGRGRELMVEIRRQMGIFDRYGQQSVAEKLAQLSQDRTSTMFVVLGGGVFTFGLMVSALYLIARSIATPLRDLATTVGSSPAGLVPAIAVLARTDEIGDLTRVMHDMSAQIRGHFNEMEKSEAALRRLNEHLAASEAKYRGLVDHAPFGIFTTTGMQITFSNRYNQELAGLDPDDPVDPDAFRECIHPEDRDRVLSEFRQAVAQGQPCETVFRFLHKNGGVRKVLSRRLPIVGGDGLQPVYVGFNVDITALEDLQARLSRAEHLATLGQVAAGIAHELRNPLVGIGSTASLLLDEFAGDDPRRTDIDVILKEAKRLDRIVNQIVEYARPRELAPVQFSLSDVIDEVVKTLDVPLQAKQLGIRASLSPTAAQVHADRDQIKQVLLNVIHNAIDASPVNGAAIEVIAFELSSQDRPGIVVLVKDAGVGIAPDALSRVFEPFFTTGKRHGTGLGLAICRNIIASHGGDIHMTSEAGKGTTVRIWLPLSQEPHTVKG from the coding sequence CAGAGCGTGGAGACGTTTTCGCAAGACGAAGAGCAGCTGGACAGTCTCTATGTGACGCAAAAGAATGCGGCCGAGTATATGCGGCTGGCCGTCGATCTGGAAACCGGCTTCCGGGGATATGTGCTGACCGAACAGCATCGGTATCTGCGGCCGTATCGCGTCGCGCAGGAAGGGATCGCTGCCATCGGCCACGATCTGGCCGAGCGCCTTTCCGGTGAGCAGTTGGATCGCTTCAAAGCGATTCAAACGCTGGTGGTCCAGTTGGTGACGGAGAAAGAAGCGTTGATTCGCGCCATCAAGGAGGGGCACAAACAGGAGGCATTCCACTACATCGAAGAGGGGCGCGGACGGGAATTGATGGTGGAGATTCGGCGGCAGATGGGAATCTTTGACCGGTACGGGCAGCAGAGTGTCGCTGAAAAATTGGCGCAGTTGAGCCAGGATCGCACGTCCACCATGTTCGTGGTGCTGGGCGGCGGCGTGTTTACCTTCGGGCTGATGGTCAGCGCGCTCTATCTGATTGCCCGTTCGATCGCGACGCCGCTGCGCGACCTGGCGACGACGGTCGGATCCTCGCCCGCGGGATTGGTGCCGGCCATCGCTGTGCTGGCGCGCACCGACGAAATCGGGGATCTCACGAGGGTCATGCACGACATGAGCGCCCAGATTCGCGGGCATTTCAATGAGATGGAGAAGTCCGAGGCCGCTCTTCGCCGGCTGAACGAGCACCTGGCGGCCTCCGAGGCAAAGTATCGAGGGCTTGTCGATCACGCTCCGTTCGGGATTTTTACCACGACGGGAATGCAGATTACGTTTAGCAATCGCTATAACCAAGAGCTTGCGGGGCTTGATCCCGATGATCCGGTGGACCCCGATGCGTTCAGGGAGTGCATTCACCCCGAGGACCGCGACCGAGTCCTGTCAGAATTTCGGCAAGCGGTGGCGCAGGGACAGCCGTGCGAAACCGTCTTCCGATTTTTGCACAAGAACGGCGGCGTGCGCAAAGTGTTGAGCCGCCGCCTGCCCATCGTCGGCGGCGACGGCCTCCAGCCGGTGTATGTGGGGTTCAACGTCGATATTACGGCCTTGGAAGACCTGCAGGCCCGGTTGAGCCGGGCCGAGCATTTGGCGACGTTGGGGCAGGTGGCGGCGGGCATTGCCCATGAGCTCAGGAATCCCCTCGTCGGGATCGGGTCCACCGCCTCGCTGTTGCTGGATGAGTTTGCGGGCGATGATCCGCGGCGGACGGACATTGACGTGATTTTGAAAGAGGCGAAACGATTGGATCGCATCGTGAACCAAATCGTGGAATATGCGCGGCCGCGCGAGCTGGCGCCGGTGCAGTTCAGCCTCTCGGATGTGATCGACGAAGTGGTCAAAACGCTCGATGTGCCGCTGCAGGCGAAACAGCTCGGCATCCGGGCGTCGTTGTCCCCGACAGCCGCCCAGGTGCATGCCGATCGGGATCAGATCAAGCAGGTGCTGCTGAATGTCATTCACAATGCGATCGATGCCTCTCCGGTGAATGGCGCGGCCATCGAGGTGATCGCCTTCGAACTGTCCAGCCAGGATCGGCCGGGCATCGTGGTGCTCGTCAAAGACGCCGGCGTCGGGATTGCGCCCGACGCGCTGTCCCGCGTCTTTGAGCCGTTTTTTACCACAGGCAAGCGGCATGGCACGGGGTTGGGGCTCGCCATCTGCCGGAACATCATCGCGAGTCATGGGGGCGATATCCACATGACGAGCGAGGCGGGAAAAGGGACGACCGTGCGGATCTGGCTCCCGCTGAGCCAGGAGCCGCACACGGTGAAAGGCTGA